The sequence GTGCGGGTCGCTCAGTGGCAACCCTTGCAACCGCTTCGCCTCTGGCCGTGTGCAACGCGGGCAGGCGCACGATGTCTATAGCAACTGCAGCAAGCTGTCCGGCAGCAGGACGAGCACGAGTTGTTCGCTGATGCGGGCACTGCTGCTGTTCCGTATTTTACAGATGTGAGAGTTGCATTGGACGAGGTTAAGAAGGCTTTATCCCAATAAACTCGAGTGCCTCTTTTGCATCAAGTACCTGTAGCTGTAAATCCTCGGTTAGGTAGGCAAGTATTTTCCTGGAATTCTCCTCCTGTCCCTTTACACCTTTACCCATGTCGCTATCTTCAGTCAAGAGTATTTTATGTGGCGATTCGATTGCTACTGCGATAAACACGTGATCGGAAGGCTCATGGCAACCCAGCTCTGTTAGCTTAGTACGGTGACGGTCGCTCAACACACCCGTGAATCGGGAGTCAATAGTAGCTTCCTTAAACCACTTCTCGAATATCTCTTTTCCACCCAACAGTTTGCGATACTCCTGCACGATCTGTCCACCCGAATCCACGCACACAGTCTTGCGAGTGCTAACAATGACATACAAAATTGTCAGATATGGACAGGAAAGTTCCTGAAAACCATTTACAAGAATATTGGTATCAATTGTCAGGTGCATGGTTTTGACTCAGTTTATTCATTTCGGCGATAGCCAGGTTGATTTTCAGCACTTCCTCGAAATCACTTGAGAAAAATCCCGAAAATCCTTCTGGAATTGCATCGTATTCCCCTCTATTGCCTACACGGAGAGGTTCGATAGTGCTCACCTCACGAACTCGTTGCACGAAGTAGATGCCAAGCTCAGACTCCTCAAGTTTCGGTTCTGTACTATGATTCTGCATCGAGGAAGTATGCAAATCTTTGGGTTTCTGAAGTGTAGTTTCGGCTATGCGCCGGCGTAGTCGCAATAACAAATGTTCGCTATGCGTTTCGATCAGAAAACGGATCCCATTCCGCGCCATTGTGATGAAGAGGTCAGCCAACTCAGCCTGCGCTCTGGGATGCAGATGCAACTCCGGTTGTTCGATGATCACCAGACCGCCCTGATTTGCCTTCACGCATTGCACGATGATCGGCAGCACCTGTGAGGCGCCAAAGCCCATAGCACTCAAGGGCAAAGGCATAGCTTCGCTACTTTCCTGGAAAGCAACTTCAAACTCAGTGAAGAGAGCTCCAACTTCCGATACCAAACGGGTTTCAACACTCTCGGCAAGATCAAGACGCTTCAACCAGGCGCTGATTTCCCAGACCTCATCTTCGTTCAACCTGCCGGCAATGAAATCACGGAATGCCGTCCAATCGCGGCGTTGCCACTCATCGGCGGTGTTGCGACTGAATGAGTAGCGGCGCTGCGGTTCGGGTCGAATAGGGCCAAGATGGACGATGCCTTCCAGAAACTTCTGGATTTCGCCCTTCGGGATTTGCAACAATTGCTTCAAAAGTTGATAGCCTGTTGCTTCATTCGGGCTTGTCGGCTCAATGAACTGTATATCCAGAAAGTTTCTGTCCAGCTTACAGCCGAACCCGCTCCACGCGCCGGGTTTTCCTTGTTCGGTCAGGAGGCCTCTTACGAACCACTCATCGCCAAACCGATCAACATCTTCAGGTTCGAGGGCCATCGCCTCAAAGAGCAGGACCTCCTGTTGCGCATCAGTACTGACAGCCTGAATACACAGGCGGGTCAGGTCGATATGCGAGAGGTCAACTCCACCTGATTCATTGCGATGAGCCGCGTACTCGAGCGCAATCTGGAGCGTCCGTGTGGAAAACGTGCGTAACTCTGCAATCTTGCTGGTCGCAAGCCATTCCTCGATTTCGACGCTTTTGCAGCGAAAATGAAAGCAAACGCGGCTTTTCTCATCACCCTGATGCACCATCTCTCGAAAACTACCGATGTCCACACCATACAGATCCGAGAGGACGAACGGTTGCTCTTTTTGGACAGAACGCAGGCTCTGCCTTAGTAGTAGCAACGCACGGGTTAGCACGCTCTTGCCGCTGGAGTTGCGTCCGAACAGCAGCGTGATCGGCCGCAACCCCACCCATCCTGTATCCTTGAAGGCCATAAAGTTCTGTAAACGGATTGCTTCGACAGTCATCGAGCGTCTCCTGAATGCTGCTGGCTACGCCAGTGGACGGACATTGCGAGCTTGTGGAACTTTGGCGCCCTGCGCTACCCTGAACGTCACACGCTGCCCCCGTTGCAGCGTTGCAGCACCTTCCACGTCCGAAGCATGAACGAACAGTTCGGCGCTTCCATCATCGGGCTTAATGAAGCCATAATTTCGATCTGCAACCCAACGAACTACTGTTCCTGTCTTATCTCCTGCGGCTCCGGCTTGTGAATTGGCAGTAGTCTGTTGGGTTCGAGCAGTGGTTGAATGTTCGGCTTGTGTCTTTTGAGAAGACTTGTCGCTTGTATTCCGCGCGACATCAGCCACCACAATCAGAGGATCGGGAAGCACAGGTCGTTCTTTGTACTCGTTGACCTTACCTGGTCCCGCCTCAACTTCCATGTAGCTGGTGGCTTTTAGCCACTGTGCCGTTCCCTCGCGCCATTCGAGCATTGTCAGCAACATGCGAATGCGTTCGACCTCCGCCAGCCTTGTGGTGCCAGGTTGCCCAATGGCATCGAGTACGTAGCGCTCGAATTGCTCGACGTATGGAGTCGCATCTGCTGTCTGTTCAGCCAGATGCCACTTGCTCTCGTCGAACAATTGGCCATAACGCCCCTGTCGGCCCTGACGGTTACTCAGGATCAGACGAGGGGTGATCTTCACCGCACCCATACCCAGGGGCTTGCCCATGCCCAGTTTGTGACGGTACTCCTTTCCTGGTTCACCGGGCAGGGTCAACGCCCACAGCAACGCACCCAACTCCTCTGGTCGGAGGTTCTCAAAGTGCACGGTGAAGTTGAAGCACACGCCTGGCTTGACGGGAATCATCCGCGTCAGTTGCTTCTCGTGCTCCCGCTCCTTTGGCGTCGCCTCGATCTCTGGCGAAGTGCCGCGATGCCAGTAGAGCTTGTGCCCACGAATCTGAGTAGTATCGGGTGGCGAGCCATAGTGGGCCAGCGTCTCCTTACGATCTGGATCGTGACCCGCGTTGCGATCCTGTACCAGGTAGTGCTGAAAGGTGGTCGCCTTGGGACCGGAAAGCACGTGAGGGGTGATAGGTTTAGATTGAAGCCATACCCCGTTTTGAGCCCCGATGAAGCGTGCGTCCTCAAAGAAGACACGACCGGCGTGTTGTCCTTGTGGGTAATTCTGATCCTCCACCCAACCAAAGATGGCGTCAGCCAGATCGGGTTCGGGATAGTTGAGTAACGCATCGGGCACGAAGTCGTGCGGAGTGGCTGCGCGGTTGGCGCCGTGAAGCCGTGCCGGGATACGGAAATTCGGCGAGTGACCGAAATAGACTACTTCATTACCCTCAGCCACAAAGAAAACCGGTTTACCGTGGTAGAGACAGCCATTCGGACTGCCTCTGGGGTCGCCGCTCCAGGCTGTGAGTTGTTCTTTCTGATACGGCGTCAGACCCGCCAGATAATCCTTGATTGCCTGAGGGCGAATCTTGAGAGTGTGAGCCTCCTCATCAGGCATCAGGACTAATGCATGGCTTTTGCGAGGGGAACGCTGCGCTTTGCCCCTAGCAGACTCCTTCATGTTGCCTGAACAAACCAGATAGCCCTTGTAGCGAAGGGTTGATCCCTCGACTGCTGCCAGTTGGCTGACTGCGACATAAGTGCCACGCTGATTACGCCGGAGTTCTACATCAAAAGCGACGGGATGGATTTGTGGGCGATAGTTCGGATCGTCCAATCGAATATAGGCGGGCAAATCCTGTCCGCGGATGTTGCGCTCCTTGACCTTCAGAAATGCATCATTTCCTGGCCATCCCATCTGCCTCGGAGTCTTGGCTGGTTGCACATACCAGTTTTCTCCGCACTGCACAAGGAAACCAGCGCGCACATTGCCGCCAAAGTCACCGATGACCTGGCGATACGGCTCGCGCAGCGGGTCGTCGCGTGATGCAGCTACAGCCCGAAAGGTAAAGGTCGGCTCCTTACCCACCCAACGCACGCGGCCGAAGCCAGCGATCTCTATCAGAAAGCGTACCATCCCGCGCAGGGTGCTGCCAGGAATGGCAGGTTGTGGGTGCCCTTCGATCCTGGTTTCCTCGGTCGAGAAAAAGGACGCACGCTTTTCCTTTTCATCGACTGTAAGCTGATCTGGACCCTTCTCACCAAACACCTGATAGTCGGAAGGTGTCATCATGCCGCGCACGTAGAGTGGAGAGCAGGTCTCCAGTTCGCACTCGATGCGTCCGGTCAGAAGCCCATCGCCGTAGCTATCCAGGCCGGGCAAATCCTGCGCTGGCACCACGCGCTCTGGCAAGGGTACGAAGTTATAAGGCGCATGCGCCCAAAATGTGCGTCCATTCCGGTCACGTCGCGGTTTCGTTGGATTCGTATGTTTCAGTGCCATGACTCAGCTCTCCTCGGTTATGGCAAATAGCCCCAGATTCACCAGACGGCTCAAGCCTACGATAGCCTGTCCATATTGGTCTGATTGGGCATAGTGACGGACTGTCAAGGCAGCGCGCCGGGCGCCAGACACCACAATTGGGACGGCATGCTGAGGGCCCTGCTGTCCCTCTTTCAGGAGTGAAAAGCCTTCTCGTTGCTCAATGGAAGTTCCCCACAACAGATGTTGTTCTTGCCAGGCATCTTCTCTCAGGGAGTCGCCATCTGTAATGATTCGCCCCTGGAAACGATCTTCATCACGCCAGATCAACAACTCCCCACCCGGACCGAAGATGCGCAACTGTTGCAACGTCTCTGGCCGCAGCTCTACAGCGATCGCAGGATAGCGGCTCTTGAGATTAAAGACGTCGCTCGACAGCAGCAGGCTGCCGTCAGACCGGCGGCGCCCCCAGATCACCCCGTTGTCGGCATGAGCGAGCAGCCAGGGCATATCTTCGGACATATGCTGGGATAACCAGCCACGCATATCTTTTTCCAGATCGCTGAAGTCTTCCACAGCCCTCCACAATGGTTCGCTCATACGGCTGCTCCTTCCAACGTTGCGTCTTTCCAGTTCCATAGAGAATGCATAACGTATTTGTTCAGGGTGGTAAAGGCATCGGCGGGTTCGCAGCGCAACATGTCGCCGTTTTGTTCCAGCTTCCAGTGCTGTTCGTGGTCATGCTGGTGCAGTGTAAGCGTTGCGCGCACCCCCACCAACCGTCCCCGTCCGACGCTACTCTCGCCACCCACGGGCAGGTCGCCGGTCCACAGGTCTTTGAGCAGCAGCAGCAGCAGTCCGATCTCGGCATCCTGGGGGTTACGGAGTGTCAGTGTGATAGTGACCTCTGACCGGTCGTTGCCAAAAACCGGTTGCTCGCTGAACAGCGCTGTCGGAAATGCGCCGCCGGTGAAACGGTCGATCTTGACCCGACTCTGCACCAAATCACGAACGCCCTGGATAATGCTTTCTTCCACTACGACACGGCTGCTGCCAGGGAGGGGCCGGCCCGCCCGGCTCTTTGCTCGTTTCTCAGCAATGTCATCTTCGTTCATTGGCGGACCGAACATGTTGTCAATCAGTTCAGACGCCTTCTTCTCGCCCAGGATGGTGTTGGCAATACGCAGCGCCCGACTGCGCAGCACACCAGCCAGGCTGGTGCCGGAAAGAACAGGCACCACACCACCTGGACGCAACGATTTGAGATGCACCATGTCAGGGCTTCCTGGTTGACCGCTGCTAGAACGAATGAGAAGAGAGCCGGACAGACGAAAAGTAGCTTGCAGGCGAAACCACTCACGTTGATCGGCTGCCAGGCGGCCGACGCCGAGCAGATCGTAGATATTGTCGCCAACCCTTTCACTGCGGGTATCATCCTCTAGCCAGGCGATCAGACCAGCAGGCGTGGTCAGATCGTAGCGCCGAACACGCCATTCGCTCACCTTGCAGCGCCCTAAGCCGCGCCGTTTACGCTTTCCCAGTCCGATCTCACCTCTGGCAAGCCCATTCAAAGCCGTTGCTAGTGCCAGCAACAGGTCTCTGTTATCAGATGTTTCCAGGAATTCCAATCGGATGTCGAAGGTCGTGCCAGCCGCAAGCAGCTCAATGTCGTACTTCTTTTTGTCCTCGGCAGTTCGCGTGTGTGGATCAATGGCTACGCCGTCGCGCAGTTCGATGCCTGCCACCTTGCCAAGTGCATCGTCAACTAACAGCCAGCTTTGCAGCGTGTGCCGTTTCTCCAACCGCCCGAAAAGACGCTCAGACAGGTCGTTCGCGTCTCCCACCTGACCGTAGCCGCGCTCCACCTCGCGCAGGTAGGCGCGCAGCGCGCCAGCGATGGACGCGCCGGTGAGCAGCGGCGTCACGCCATCCCGCGGGTCGCGCAACAGCGACATGTCGGCGACGCCCACGACATCGCCGTTGCCGAAATGAGCCGGGGTTTCCAGCACCAGTCGGCCGGTGATGATGGTGCGCCCGGTTATGTTGCGTGCAGCGCGTCCTCTCATCGTCTTTCCTCCTTGTTGCGTCTCGCCAGAGTTTGCAGGACACCGTCGATCAGGCGCACGGTATACTCGACCTTGAGATCCTCGGTGAGCACAGCTCTTTCACCTGCTACCTGGGGGAGAGAGCCGCCAGCCAGCAGTTGCACATCAACATCCAGCTTGTTGGCTCGTTCGGTTAACCAGTTCAGCAATCTGACGCCTCCCGCCCCCAGTCGACAACTCTCCATCTGCCTCTTACCTGCTTCTTTCAGATTGGTCAGATAATCCTTCAGTGGTTGCATCGAACGCTGCGGCTGCGCCAGACCAGATAGGGCAGCCTGCCGGATGGCAGATAGTTGTGCGTTGCTCGGCACGCTCTGCGTTCCGGTTGCCACCGCGTCAATCTGCTTCGCCAGGGCGCGATCAAGCTCATTGCGCAGACGACGCTGCGCCATATCCTGCGCCAGACGGCGGCTCTCATCAGAAAGCGGGACCTCGATGGGCACCTCGACTTCCTGCCAATCCGAAGCAGGTCGGCGGGTCATTTGGGCAGCAACCTGCCAGTTGATAGCGATGCGGCCGAAGCCTTCGGCGCGACGCTCGCCAATGCCATAGTTCATGGCTGACAGCAGAGCAGCCTGGTTCACAACGGGAGTCTCAAAGACAAAAACGCTGCCGGGCGTCAGTGCCCAGGTTTGAGGAAGGGGCAGGCTCCATTTGCGATTGTAGCCGCCCATCAGCATCATCTTGCCAAACGAGGCTGTCAATTTCGCCTCTGCAGGCAATCCCAGGCTGCGAGCCAACTCCTGACCGCCATCCCAACCAACCTGTCCAGCATCGTTGCGCAGGATGACTGGGCTAAGCAGAGTGACCACCACGCGGCCATTGGTTATCTCGCCGCCTTGATGCTCTTGCCATTCCGTTGGCGTCTCATTCAACATTTCGACAGCGACATGTCCGTATCCTGCCATGCGGGCGCTGCCGAGGAACAAATCGCCGCCTTCCAGCAAGGCTTTAATCTCACTCAGATACTGGTCATCACGAGCAGTAATTGCTGCGATGAAACGCTGATCAGGCGCCAATGCCTCATAGCGGAAGACCTGATTGCCTTCTCCACGACGGTTGACATCTTCAAGGGTGATATGCACCTGATCAATGCGATCTACACCCACCAACGCGACCCGATACGTGGCTTCTTCGAATGCCTCTTCAGGTTCCTGCTTCTCCAGGAGACAGAAAGGTCCTCCCTTGGGAGGTTTGAGCGTGCCCTTTTGATCGGCAATGGCCAGATCGTAGAGCGTTGTGTTCTCGTTTTCCACCTCATCCTTCTCCGCGAACCAGGATGCTGGCATCGGCAAGGTGCGCTCACCGTTCAGCTCAGGATAGGCGTTCAGATAGCACACAGAACCATCGAGAAACAAAGTGCGCCCAATGGGATCAACCGCCAGATCATTGACGTTGCGGTTTCTGGCGAGCCAGCGCGCTGCCAGCACGCCACGTAGCGCACTGCCGGGTATATAGGTCAGACCTACTGCGCTGTTTTCCTCACCTGCCCCAGCCTGGGCTATCAGCAGCGGCTCAAGCAGGTGCAGGCGCAAGAGGATGGCTTTCATGACATCACCGCCTTTCGGAACACGGCAAAGAGTGCATCGGTCACCGCAAGGTCGTCCTTGCCTAGCAGATCAGCCTGCATCCGTCCTCGTCCGCGGTTTCGACCGGTGCCAGCGCGACGTAATGCCTTCACACACGCTGCCAGCAAGGCCAGGTCGTCGGGCTGCGGTTCAACGACAAAGTCCAGCGGCGCACGGAAAACCGTACCGCGCAGGATGACGCGCATCGTGCGCAACGTGTTCTCCTGCGGCACACCCCAGGCATCCATAGCAGTTTGGCGGCGCAATGCGGTAACCAGCTCCAGGACATCGTTCGGCGTAAGACGCTGCTTGCGTACCTCCTGGCGCAACGCCGAACGGAGGTCCTCAGGCAGACGAGCAGTGCCCACCCGCAGAATTGCCTCGCCCTCCAGTGCTGCACCACTGTGCCCGAACAGTCGCTCACCAGCCAACTGCCAGCGATCTTTTTGATCGGGCCTGGCTCTTTCCAGGGCAAAAACTATGTCGGCGCACTCTGCACCCAGCAGACCTTTGAGCGTCCGTCCTGCCAGGAAAGGCAGCCCGAAGTCGTCGTGCTGGACTTCGGCATCTACCAACCCCGCAACACCGTCGCCG comes from Chloroflexus sp. Y-396-1 and encodes:
- a CDS encoding PIN domain-containing protein, yielding MHLTIDTNILVNGFQELSCPYLTILYVIVSTRKTVCVDSGGQIVQEYRKLLGGKEIFEKWFKEATIDSRFTGVLSDRHRTKLTELGCHEPSDHVFIAVAIESPHKILLTEDSDMGKGVKGQEENSRKILAYLTEDLQLQVLDAKEALEFIGIKPS
- a CDS encoding AAA family ATPase, producing the protein MTVEAIRLQNFMAFKDTGWVGLRPITLLFGRNSSGKSVLTRALLLLRQSLRSVQKEQPFVLSDLYGVDIGSFREMVHQGDEKSRVCFHFRCKSVEIEEWLATSKIAELRTFSTRTLQIALEYAAHRNESGGVDLSHIDLTRLCIQAVSTDAQQEVLLFEAMALEPEDVDRFGDEWFVRGLLTEQGKPGAWSGFGCKLDRNFLDIQFIEPTSPNEATGYQLLKQLLQIPKGEIQKFLEGIVHLGPIRPEPQRRYSFSRNTADEWQRRDWTAFRDFIAGRLNEDEVWEISAWLKRLDLAESVETRLVSEVGALFTEFEVAFQESSEAMPLPLSAMGFGASQVLPIIVQCVKANQGGLVIIEQPELHLHPRAQAELADLFITMARNGIRFLIETHSEHLLLRLRRRIAETTLQKPKDLHTSSMQNHSTEPKLEESELGIYFVQRVREVSTIEPLRVGNRGEYDAIPEGFSGFFSSDFEEVLKINLAIAEMNKLSQNHAPDN
- a CDS encoding TIGR03986 family CRISPR-associated RAMP protein, which codes for MALKHTNPTKPRRDRNGRTFWAHAPYNFVPLPERVVPAQDLPGLDSYGDGLLTGRIECELETCSPLYVRGMMTPSDYQVFGEKGPDQLTVDEKEKRASFFSTEETRIEGHPQPAIPGSTLRGMVRFLIEIAGFGRVRWVGKEPTFTFRAVAASRDDPLREPYRQVIGDFGGNVRAGFLVQCGENWYVQPAKTPRQMGWPGNDAFLKVKERNIRGQDLPAYIRLDDPNYRPQIHPVAFDVELRRNQRGTYVAVSQLAAVEGSTLRYKGYLVCSGNMKESARGKAQRSPRKSHALVLMPDEEAHTLKIRPQAIKDYLAGLTPYQKEQLTAWSGDPRGSPNGCLYHGKPVFFVAEGNEVVYFGHSPNFRIPARLHGANRAATPHDFVPDALLNYPEPDLADAIFGWVEDQNYPQGQHAGRVFFEDARFIGAQNGVWLQSKPITPHVLSGPKATTFQHYLVQDRNAGHDPDRKETLAHYGSPPDTTQIRGHKLYWHRGTSPEIEATPKEREHEKQLTRMIPVKPGVCFNFTVHFENLRPEELGALLWALTLPGEPGKEYRHKLGMGKPLGMGAVKITPRLILSNRQGRQGRYGQLFDESKWHLAEQTADATPYVEQFERYVLDAIGQPGTTRLAEVERIRMLLTMLEWREGTAQWLKATSYMEVEAGPGKVNEYKERPVLPDPLIVVADVARNTSDKSSQKTQAEHSTTARTQQTTANSQAGAAGDKTGTVVRWVADRNYGFIKPDDGSAELFVHASDVEGAATLQRGQRVTFRVAQGAKVPQARNVRPLA
- the csx19 gene encoding CRISPR-associated protein Csx19, giving the protein MSEPLWRAVEDFSDLEKDMRGWLSQHMSEDMPWLLAHADNGVIWGRRRSDGSLLLSSDVFNLKSRYPAIAVELRPETLQQLRIFGPGGELLIWRDEDRFQGRIITDGDSLREDAWQEQHLLWGTSIEQREGFSLLKEGQQGPQHAVPIVVSGARRAALTVRHYAQSDQYGQAIVGLSRLVNLGLFAITEES
- a CDS encoding RAMP superfamily CRISPR-associated protein, encoding MRGRAARNITGRTIITGRLVLETPAHFGNGDVVGVADMSLLRDPRDGVTPLLTGASIAGALRAYLREVERGYGQVGDANDLSERLFGRLEKRHTLQSWLLVDDALGKVAGIELRDGVAIDPHTRTAEDKKKYDIELLAAGTTFDIRLEFLETSDNRDLLLALATALNGLARGEIGLGKRKRRGLGRCKVSEWRVRRYDLTTPAGLIAWLEDDTRSERVGDNIYDLLGVGRLAADQREWFRLQATFRLSGSLLIRSSSGQPGSPDMVHLKSLRPGGVVPVLSGTSLAGVLRSRALRIANTILGEKKASELIDNMFGPPMNEDDIAEKRAKSRAGRPLPGSSRVVVEESIIQGVRDLVQSRVKIDRFTGGAFPTALFSEQPVFGNDRSEVTITLTLRNPQDAEIGLLLLLLKDLWTGDLPVGGESSVGRGRLVGVRATLTLHQHDHEQHWKLEQNGDMLRCEPADAFTTLNKYVMHSLWNWKDATLEGAAV
- a CDS encoding RAMP superfamily CRISPR-associated protein, which produces MKAILLRLHLLEPLLIAQAGAGEENSAVGLTYIPGSALRGVLAARWLARNRNVNDLAVDPIGRTLFLDGSVCYLNAYPELNGERTLPMPASWFAEKDEVENENTTLYDLAIADQKGTLKPPKGGPFCLLEKQEPEEAFEEATYRVALVGVDRIDQVHITLEDVNRRGEGNQVFRYEALAPDQRFIAAITARDDQYLSEIKALLEGGDLFLGSARMAGYGHVAVEMLNETPTEWQEHQGGEITNGRVVVTLLSPVILRNDAGQVGWDGGQELARSLGLPAEAKLTASFGKMMLMGGYNRKWSLPLPQTWALTPGSVFVFETPVVNQAALLSAMNYGIGERRAEGFGRIAINWQVAAQMTRRPASDWQEVEVPIEVPLSDESRRLAQDMAQRRLRNELDRALAKQIDAVATGTQSVPSNAQLSAIRQAALSGLAQPQRSMQPLKDYLTNLKEAGKRQMESCRLGAGGVRLLNWLTERANKLDVDVQLLAGGSLPQVAGERAVLTEDLKVEYTVRLIDGVLQTLARRNKEERR
- a CDS encoding RAMP superfamily CRISPR-associated protein, which gives rise to MPSYQLRLTLLSDATFGRGDGVAGLVDAEVQHDDFGLPFLAGRTLKGLLGAECADIVFALERARPDQKDRWQLAGERLFGHSGAALEGEAILRVGTARLPEDLRSALRQEVRKQRLTPNDVLELVTALRRQTAMDAWGVPQENTLRTMRVILRGTVFRAPLDFVVEPQPDDLALLAACVKALRRAGTGRNRGRGRMQADLLGKDDLAVTDALFAVFRKAVMS